A region of the Oceanihabitans sp. IOP_32 genome:
ACGATAAACCTGAGTTATACACGAAGCCTGAGAAAACCTATAAGAAAGAAGCTTTAGCCTTATATAAGCAGTTTAAACCTAAGTTGTTTTTGGACAAGCTTAAAGATTTTTTGGATAATTAATTCTTAAAAACAGCTAAAGAATTCTTCACAGCAGCTTCTACAAATTGACCTTTCATCACTTTTTCTTGAACTTCTAAAACATTGTTTTTCATGGCTTTATAGTCGTCTTCAGAAAGGTTTTCTAAAATACCATTCAAATCTTTTAGATTAGAAACTCCAAGACCCAAATTGTTTTCAACAATAAAAGTAGCAATGGCAGCTTTATCCCAAACAATAACAGGAAGTCCGCATAAAAGATACAATGAAGTTTTGTGTGGATTGTTATATTTTAAATAGGCTCCTAAATCACCACTACAGGCTTCGGTTGATACGCCATCCCATACCAAACCAAAATCGGCCTTAATTTTATGTGCAATTTGATCTGAGGGAAAAGCTCCTTCATAACTTATAACAGAGTCTTCTTCATTAACTTTTCGTTTACTTTTATCAAAGCCAATACCATAAAGTTTCAAATTGTATTTACTGTGCTCTAAAATATCGAAATCAAAAATATAGGCATTTTTTCCTTCACCAAAACCTCCAGCATAAGCGATATCGTACTTCTCTTTTTTAATTATACTTGTATTCTGTATTGGTTTTTCATCCGAAACGTAATCAAAAATCCCTAAAACCACAATAGGTGTTTTAGTGTTTTGCTCCAAAAACCAAGCTTTCATGGCCTCGTTGTGCACAATAATAACGTCTGAGCAAACAATTTTAGATAATTCTTTCTCAACATCTTTAACTCTTCCTTTTAAACACCTCACATCGTGTACAATTGTAATAATTTTACAGCCCTTTAATTTAGCAAAAAACAAAATAAGTTGTCTAAATTTATTGTTAGGATACTGGGTACATATTACAGACTTAAACGGTAATCTTAACAGAGCCAAACTAATACCAAAAAAATTCTTTATCGTACCAATAGCCGAATTTGGAATGGCAGACTGTTTAAACCCTAAGTTTTTAAATCCGAGATTATCTAAAGTAAATTCACAATCGGTTTTTGCCTTTCCTGCGGCATTAAACAACGATTTATAATTTCTAGAAATGTAATACATAGTAGTCAAAAAGTTTTTGTTAAGAAAATTAATATCCTAGTTTTGTTAAAAAACATAAAAGTATGCAAAAGTATGATTATTTAATTGTTGGAGCAGGACTATTTGGATGCGTGTTTGCATACGAAGCTACAAAAGCAGGAAAAAGGTGCCTTGTGATAGACAAAAGAGACCACCTAGGAGGGAATGTCTACTGCGAAAACATTGATGGCATTAACGTACATAAATACGGCGCACATATATTTCATACAAACGATAAACAGATTTGGGACTATGTAAACCAATTTGCTGAATTTAACAATTATATAAATTCTCCTGTTTCAATTTCTAAAGGTAAATTGTACAATTTACCTTTTAATATGAACACGTTTTATCAATTATGGGGCACAAAAACACCCGATGAAGCCAAACGAATTATTGAAAATCAGATAAAAGAATACGGTTGTGAGAATCCAAAAAACCTCGAAGAACAAGCCTTGTCACTTATAGGAAAAGATGTGTACGAAACCCTAATTAAGGAGTACACCGAAAAACAATGGGGCAAAAAGGCCACAGAACTTCCCGCTTTTATTATTAAACGCTTACCTGTGCGTTACACCTTTAATAATAACTATTTTAACGATAAATACCAAGGTATCCCTATAGGTGGTTATAACAAAATAATTAATGGGCTTTTAAAAGGTATTGAAACAAAAACTAATATCGATTTTTTTGAAAACAAAGAGGAATTAAGCCAATTAGCCTCAAAAACGGTGTACACAGGAAAAATTGATGAATTCTATAATTATAAATATGGGAATTTAGAATACCGTTCGTTAAGGTTTGAAAACACAAGATTAGAAAAAGAAAACGATCAAGGTAATGCGGTTGTAAATTATAACGATGCCACAATTCCATACACTAGAACTATTGAACATAAGCATTTTGAATTTGGAAAACAAAAACACACGGTAGTAACCAAAGAATTTCCAGAACAATGGTCTAAAGATAAAGAAGCCTACTACCCTATTAACAACCAAGAAAATCAGAAAAAATATCAGCAATACAAAGCTTTGTCCTTAAAAGAAAATAGCATTATTTTTGGTGGCAGGTTAGCAGAATATAAATATTACGACATGCACCAAATAATAGCTTCGGCATTACAAAAGGTAAATAAAGAACTTGGTTAAATTGATTATAAATTGAAAAACAAATCAAAAATATCGGCGCTCTTAATTACCTATAACGAAGTCAATCATATTGACGCTGTAATTGAAAATGTAAGCTTTGCTGACGAAATTATTGTCGTAGATTCTTTTAGTACAGATGGCACGCTTGAAAAACTAGAAAAATTTAAAAACGTGACCACCATAACACGCGCTTTTAAAAATTTTGCCGATCAAAGAAATTATGCATTATCCCAAGCCAAACACGATTGGATTTTATTTATTGATGCCGATGAACGTTTAACAAATAAATTAAAGTCAGAAATTATTACCACCATAAACTCTCCAACCCCTATTGCAGCATTTATGGTGAAACGGCTTTATTTTTTTAAGCAGAAAAGAATTCGTTTTAGCGGCTTTCAAACCGATACTACGTACCGATTGTTCAGAAAAAATAAGGTAAAATATATTGAAGATAAAATAGTACACGAAATGCCAGAAATAGATGGAGCAAGCCAAATTTTAAAACATAATATGATCCATTATTGTATAGACAGCGCGTCTCATTTTAAATCTAAAATGGAGCACTATGCCGAGCTCAAAGCCTTAGAGATTTTTCAAAAAGGCACGACACCAAATGTTTTTCATTTCTATTTTAAACCCCTTTATAAGTTTATTACAAACTATTTTTTTAGATTAGGTATTTTAGACGGAAAAGAAGGCTTCCAAATATGTTATCTCAATGCTTACGGTGTGTTTTATAGGTATAAAGAGCTTGAAAAATTAATTAACGCTTCCAAAATTTAAGCTTCTTTTTTAAGCGTCTTTTACGGTGGTATTTTTCTTGAAAAGCTTCGGTTTCTTGCCACATTAAGTCAAAAATAGCATCGTAATTTCCTCCAGAGCATTTGGCATATTCATCACTCATTATTTCAACCATAGATTTGTGAATGGTTAATTTTGAAAAGTTTTTAATTCGTGTTTCAAAATCTAAAGTTTTAAATGCCATACGGTTTAAATCCACCAAATAAAAGTCGTAACCTATTTCTGTTTTTTTAATCAAAGTATTCCCAGGAGAATGATCTAAAAAATGAACGCCTTTTTCATGTAAATCGAAGGTAAATCTTGTAAAAGCTCTAAGAATTTCGTCGTAATTAGAAATATTAAAATCTGTAGTTAACTCCCTGTAAGTATAATCGCAATCAATTTGTTCGCTTATATAATAACTTTTTTTAAATAGAAAAGGTGTTTTAAATTCGTAATAGGCAATGGGTTGCGGAGTCCCTATATTTAAACCTTTAAGTCTATTAGCATATTCAAAAGAGCGTTGCGCTTTACTTTTTCTAAAAAACCGATATGCGATTTGATTGATAAGATGTGGTACTTTAAAAGACTTAATGTTAATAGTCTTACCATCTAAATCAAATAATTTTAAAGCGTTGCGCTCTTGGTTCCCAAAATTTTCTCCAAGCGTATTGAAATTGATGATAAAATTATCGATTTCGTTTTCAAATGATTGATATGACTTTTGTACGACTTTATTCATACGGCAATATTACAATATTATATTTTAGGTGTCAAAAAGTTTACTTTTAAAAAAAAACTTAACCTATATTTGTTCGTCAAAATTACTTTGGTTTAATATGAGACTTTTACAAATTACAGCGTCCAATGTTTGGAGAGGACATGAGCAACAAATAGTTTATTACTACGAAGCTTTCAATGCAAAAATTGAACATCAAGTTTTAATTTGCCCCTCAGAAACAAAACTAGCTGAAGTTGCAAATCATAAAAATTTTAATGTTCATTCCTTACCCTTAAAATCACAATATAGCTTAAGTTGGATTAAAAAAATCAAACGAGTTGTTAAAGATGAAAAAATCGATTTAATTTTAATACATAGTAGTAGAGCGCACACCTTATGTGTTTTGGCTTCCAAGCTATCCTACAAAAAAACACCTTTAGTATTTTTTAGAACTTTAATAAAAGATATATCTGGAAAACCGCTTAGCATCTGGAAATACAATTACAAATATTTGGTTAAGCTCATTTGTGTATCTCAGGCAGTTGTTGAAGCCTTAAAACCTTCAATTAAAGATCCTTCTCGATTTGCTATTGTGGGTAGTGCAACAGATTTGTCAGTTTTTAAAAACACAAAAAAAACTTATAAATTACATAAGGAGCTAGAACTTCCAGAAGACACCATTTTAATAGCTAATATATCTGCCTTTGTAAAGTTTAAAGATCATTATACTTTTGTAAAAACAGCTAAAATTTTAAAAGATAAGATTCCTAATGCCAAATTTTTATTAATAGGAACGGGTAATCTACAAGACGAAATTTTAACCTTTGTTAAAGAAGAAAATTTAGAAGACACGGTGTTATTCTTAGGTTTTAGAGAGGATATCCCAGAGATTTTTCCTGATTTTGATATATTTCTATTTACCTCAAAACTAGAACCCACAGGTGGTGTTTTATTAGAAGCCTATGCCAGTCACGTCCCTATTGTGGCTACAAATGCTGGAGGTATTCCAGAGGTCGTGGTACATAATAAGACGGGGTTTCTTTGTGAAAAAGAAAATCCTGAAGCATTTGCACAAGCTGTACTAAAGCTGCTTGAGGACGACACCCTTAAAGATGCATTCATTAAAAACGGGTATCAACGTTTACAAGATCATTTTACTAAAGAGGTCATTACCAAACACATGTTTGAAGAACTTTTAAAAGTCCATAAAGCGTACTATTAAATAGAAAAAACCTTCAGAATCCAACCCTCTAAAGTATAAGGAAACAATAAGCTATCTTCAATGTTTTGATAAGCAGAATTTAAAAACGACTCAGGTATGTCTATACTATTGGGGGAAATTATTAATATATTATTCGGATTATAAAAATCGTAGTTTTTTACATCCTCGTTAGTAGTTATTAATTTTTTATTATACCCCAAAGCTTCAAAAACCCTAAAACTTAATCCTTTTTGGTTTTGTTTTTGAATATCTAAAAGGATTTCAGAATTTAGAATATGCTTTTTAACTTCTTCTAATGGCAAATAATCTGGAACTATCGTTATGTACTCATCTTCAATAACCACTTCTTTTCTAACAATTATATTATACTCAATATTATTATTTCTTAAGTATTTTACTACTTTTTTTAAAGTCCCAAACCGCTCATCATACGACGAAATATTAAAAACTTTGTTTTCAAAGGACGATGCTTTAGATTTGTCAAAATCATAAATATAATTAGTAATAAATTCTAAATTATAATTTTTAACATCCTCTTTTTCATAACTATATACCTTGTCAAAAATAGGGATGAGATTTTTCTTTTTCGGAAATTTTGCTATCGCATCAAAATAGAAAGCAATAAAATTATTGGTATGCGTTTTTATTTTTAAAAGCGTCTCTAATTCGATTTCATCCGGTCGAATAACCACAATATAATCCTCTTTTTCTTTTTTCTTTAAAAAAAAGTCTAAAATACGTTTCGACTTGTATTTATCTTTAATATTCTTATTAAAAATAACCTTATTTACCGCATTTTTAATCTTATCAAATTTAGAAGAATAAACATATCTAAAGTCTGAAAAATTTATATGTGTTACTACTACATTGGGGTGAGCTTCCAACTCATCAATTAAATAATGAAGGTACCCAAAAGAGTTTGGAGCAATTATAGTTATACTTTTCAAAAATATAAATATTTAAATATTAGATTAAGAAATATCTTACGTAAAAAATAAAAAACTTAATTAAATAACAAACCTCGAAATTTTAATAAGCGCAAGTATAAAAGTTTCACGATTTCCTAGATTTAACTCGAAGACTAATGGATAGCTACAAACCGTTAGTCATCTTTACTTTTAATTTGCTTTTTCATACACAACATCACCATTTTAGAAGCGCTAAGCACCTATAAAAAATAAGAAGTTCTCCACATCCGTAATTCACAAATAAAAATCTAAATATAGTAATAATAGAAAACATCTTAATCGTAACATTAAGTATTTTTTGTTACTTTGTGCTCATTAGATATTAGCCTAGCATTAAAAACCTGTTTTTTGCACTCAAACAGCTAAAAATACATTTAAACAATTATTATATTTAACAAAAAAATAAATGAAAAATACCGCATTAACTCAAACTCACGAAGCTCTAGGAGCAAAAATTGTTCCTTTTGCAGGCTATAATATGCCTGTGCAATACGAAGGTGTAAACATAGAACATGACACTGTTAGAAATGCCGTTGGAGTGTTTGATGTATCCCACATGGGCGAGTTTATAATTGAAGGCGAACACGCTCTGGATTTAATCCAAAAAGTATGTAGTAACGATGCCAGTAAACTAACCGTTGGGAAAGCACAATACAGCTATATGCCCAATGAACATGGCGGTGTTATAGACGATTTAATTATTTACAAACTTAAAGAAGACCAGTATTTATTGGTGGTTAATGCCAGTAATATCGAAAAAGATTGGAACTGGATTCAATCGCAAAACGATGTTGGAGCTACGCTACGCGACATAAGTGATGATTACTCGTTACTCGCCATTCAAGGCCCAAAAGCTATTGAGGCCATGCAGAGTTTAACAAGTCATGATTTATCGGCCATTAAGTTCTACAACTTTGTAGTTGGCGATTTTGCCGGCATCGATAATGTGATCATATCGGCCACAGGCTATACCGGTAGTGGTGGTTTTGAAATTTACTGCAAAAACGAAGCGGTTAAGCAAATTTGGGACAAGGTTTTTAAAGCTGGAGCCGATTATGGTATTAAACCCATAGGTTTAGCAGCCCGAGACACCCTGCGTTTAGAAATGGGTTATTGCCTTTACGGAAATGATATCGATGAAAACACCTCACCTTTTGAAGCTGGTTTAGGTTGGATTACAAAATTCACAAAAGACTTTACAAATTCTGAAGCTCTAAAAGCCGAAAAAGAAGGTGGTACAAAACGCAAACTCATTGGTTTTAAATTGGATGAACGCGGCATTCCACGTCATGGTTATGATATTGTTGATGCCGACGGCAACAAAATTGGTGTAGTAACCTCTGGTACCATGAGCCCTAGCTTAGGTGTGGCTATTGGCCTCGGGTATGTACCAAATGCTTTTGCTGCGGCAGATAGTAAAATACACATTCAAATACGTAAAAAAACAATTCCCGCAACGGTGGTTAAATTGCCTTTTTATAAAGGATAACATTTTCAGATGTTTTAAATGAAGGAGAAGGCGACAGAAAGTAAACATAACATTTTAATTTTAGGAGCAAGCGGATTTTTAGGTGGCGCCATCTACAAAGAGCTTTGCTCCTATTTTAAAACTTTTGGAACCTATAATACAGCCAACAAACATTACGAGAGCAACCATCATTTTTTTCAGTACAATTTTGAAGAAGACGATATTTACGAGATTCTCGATATTGTAAAACCCACCATCATCATTTCGACACTTCGAGGAGACTTCTCTAAGCAAGTTATACTGCATCAACATCTGGTCGAATATGTATTAGCAGGCAAAACAAAAATCATCTTTCTATCCTCTGCCAATGTTTTTGATGCCTACAGTAAATACCCAAGTTACGAAACCGATAAAACCCTAAGCCATAGTATTTACGGGCATTTTAAAATAAAAATCGAGAATATGCTTTTAAGATTGCCCCAAAAACAGGTCGCCATTCTACGTTTGCCTATGGTTTTTGGAAACCAATCGCCTCGTATGCTGGAAATTACTCAGAAAATTAAAGAAAAAACACCCATCGAGGTCTTTCCTAAATTAATCATTAATGTAACAACTCACAGTAAAATAACCCAACAAATACACTACATAATTAACAGGAATAAATTCGGTGTTTTTCATTTAGGGAGTAGCGATTTGGTACATCACGACGATTTTATTAAAGAAACTGTAGCTAATTTAAACGCATCAAA
Encoded here:
- the gcvT gene encoding glycine cleavage system aminomethyltransferase GcvT yields the protein MKNTALTQTHEALGAKIVPFAGYNMPVQYEGVNIEHDTVRNAVGVFDVSHMGEFIIEGEHALDLIQKVCSNDASKLTVGKAQYSYMPNEHGGVIDDLIIYKLKEDQYLLVVNASNIEKDWNWIQSQNDVGATLRDISDDYSLLAIQGPKAIEAMQSLTSHDLSAIKFYNFVVGDFAGIDNVIISATGYTGSGGFEIYCKNEAVKQIWDKVFKAGADYGIKPIGLAARDTLRLEMGYCLYGNDIDENTSPFEAGLGWITKFTKDFTNSEALKAEKEGGTKRKLIGFKLDERGIPRHGYDIVDADGNKIGVVTSGTMSPSLGVAIGLGYVPNAFAAADSKIHIQIRKKTIPATVVKLPFYKG
- a CDS encoding lipopolysaccharide kinase InaA family protein — encoded protein: MNKVVQKSYQSFENEIDNFIINFNTLGENFGNQERNALKLFDLDGKTINIKSFKVPHLINQIAYRFFRKSKAQRSFEYANRLKGLNIGTPQPIAYYEFKTPFLFKKSYYISEQIDCDYTYRELTTDFNISNYDEILRAFTRFTFDLHEKGVHFLDHSPGNTLIKKTEIGYDFYLVDLNRMAFKTLDFETRIKNFSKLTIHKSMVEIMSDEYAKCSGGNYDAIFDLMWQETEAFQEKYHRKRRLKKKLKFWKR
- a CDS encoding beta-1,6-galactofuranosyltransferase, which codes for MYYISRNYKSLFNAAGKAKTDCEFTLDNLGFKNLGFKQSAIPNSAIGTIKNFFGISLALLRLPFKSVICTQYPNNKFRQLILFFAKLKGCKIITIVHDVRCLKGRVKDVEKELSKIVCSDVIIVHNEAMKAWFLEQNTKTPIVVLGIFDYVSDEKPIQNTSIIKKEKYDIAYAGGFGEGKNAYIFDFDILEHSKYNLKLYGIGFDKSKRKVNEEDSVISYEGAFPSDQIAHKIKADFGLVWDGVSTEACSGDLGAYLKYNNPHKTSLYLLCGLPVIVWDKAAIATFIVENNLGLGVSNLKDLNGILENLSEDDYKAMKNNVLEVQEKVMKGQFVEAAVKNSLAVFKN
- a CDS encoding glycosyltransferase family 2 protein, whose product is MKNKSKISALLITYNEVNHIDAVIENVSFADEIIVVDSFSTDGTLEKLEKFKNVTTITRAFKNFADQRNYALSQAKHDWILFIDADERLTNKLKSEIITTINSPTPIAAFMVKRLYFFKQKRIRFSGFQTDTTYRLFRKNKVKYIEDKIVHEMPEIDGASQILKHNMIHYCIDSASHFKSKMEHYAELKALEIFQKGTTPNVFHFYFKPLYKFITNYFFRLGILDGKEGFQICYLNAYGVFYRYKELEKLINASKI
- a CDS encoding glycosyltransferase, with product MRLLQITASNVWRGHEQQIVYYYEAFNAKIEHQVLICPSETKLAEVANHKNFNVHSLPLKSQYSLSWIKKIKRVVKDEKIDLILIHSSRAHTLCVLASKLSYKKTPLVFFRTLIKDISGKPLSIWKYNYKYLVKLICVSQAVVEALKPSIKDPSRFAIVGSATDLSVFKNTKKTYKLHKELELPEDTILIANISAFVKFKDHYTFVKTAKILKDKIPNAKFLLIGTGNLQDEILTFVKEENLEDTVLFLGFREDIPEIFPDFDIFLFTSKLEPTGGVLLEAYASHVPIVATNAGGIPEVVVHNKTGFLCEKENPEAFAQAVLKLLEDDTLKDAFIKNGYQRLQDHFTKEVITKHMFEELLKVHKAYY
- the glf gene encoding UDP-galactopyranose mutase → MQKYDYLIVGAGLFGCVFAYEATKAGKRCLVIDKRDHLGGNVYCENIDGINVHKYGAHIFHTNDKQIWDYVNQFAEFNNYINSPVSISKGKLYNLPFNMNTFYQLWGTKTPDEAKRIIENQIKEYGCENPKNLEEQALSLIGKDVYETLIKEYTEKQWGKKATELPAFIIKRLPVRYTFNNNYFNDKYQGIPIGGYNKIINGLLKGIETKTNIDFFENKEELSQLASKTVYTGKIDEFYNYKYGNLEYRSLRFENTRLEKENDQGNAVVNYNDATIPYTRTIEHKHFEFGKQKHTVVTKEFPEQWSKDKEAYYPINNQENQKKYQQYKALSLKENSIIFGGRLAEYKYYDMHQIIASALQKVNKELG
- a CDS encoding sugar nucleotide-binding protein, which translates into the protein MKEKATESKHNILILGASGFLGGAIYKELCSYFKTFGTYNTANKHYESNHHFFQYNFEEDDIYEILDIVKPTIIISTLRGDFSKQVILHQHLVEYVLAGKTKIIFLSSANVFDAYSKYPSYETDKTLSHSIYGHFKIKIENMLLRLPQKQVAILRLPMVFGNQSPRMLEITQKIKEKTPIEVFPKLIINVTTHSKITQQIHYIINRNKFGVFHLGSSDLVHHDDFIKETVANLNASNAIYKQVYTTNDDRYLAALPKYNLLPKNLQLTSQDILTDLKLS